The sequence ctggccaccgagtcctcacttaagtgaagtgacccgggttcgatccctcttgggagcgaattggagattggagatataaggtggattttggtgaatggagagataaggtggttcttggagtggatggggaactaactactaacatctaacatgactttgtccgatcaaaaaaaaaaaaaaaaaaggattagTGTTATTACAGTATTTTTGTCGTTATTAAACTAGTGATCAATTTTCCACACTTCAAAATTCacgttaaaattgtaattttgaaATAGttcttgattttattttctaaaaccctttaaaattaataaaattgtatcttttcaaatttcatttttaaaattaaagaatcTTAAAATGAATGAATTTAATCtcttttttttgatgaaatttctaaataaataatacaaaccactcACACACCCCACTTATGGTGGTAATCTAGATTGCACGGGTGcgggggggcgggtgcgggagcgataTGATTCGGgtgcggggatacggattttcaaaaattatagggtgcgattcgtgaaggatacgtctattatatttatatattttattacatataaccaatcaaatatatatatatatatatatatatattttattatatataaaaccaATCAAATTTATAAGGTGCGATTCGAGAATTTAGAAGAGTTAAATTAGAGAGTATAATGTATTAGTTCAAATATTTAATACTACAtttaagtaaaaatatataaattgagcCCAACAAAATAAAAGTATGACCCATGAAATTAAAAGCCCATGAGATTTAATTATCCACCAATAAATTAGCCCAACTAAAAGTCAAACCCATTTTCTTCACAACTCTCTCTCCTTCCTCACAACCcaccgccctctctctctctctcatctctctatcGGCTCATtcagtttctctctctctcgaaacACCACGCTGCCGCCCTCCTTCCTGCGTGAATCCCCGGCAGTCGCGCCTCCCTCACGGCCCCTCCACCTTTGCCACCGCCACCGATctgtcctccctctctctctcccacgcGTTTTTGACAGCAGACGGCCAAGGAGGGCCGCCGCTACTACTGCTCCTTTCTCGGCTGCCTCACCGGCGCCTGCCCTTCAACCCCGCCGCCCTGCTCAGCCGTCTCGGATCATGCCGCCTCGCCTCCTGCCAGCCAACAGCCGTCCGTTGAGAGTGAGAATCTCGATTCGCGAATCCGATTCGcgaatccaatttttttttttttttttttggggggattcgccaggtggcgaatcccgtgcgaatcccacgcgaatcgcgcccgcacccgccccccgcACGAATCGGATACTGCAATGTGTTTTTTTTTGGCGAATCCGTGCATCCCAGGTGGTAAtagtggccgagagtactcgaacctgtgacctcttggacaacagacAACCACCCCatccactaggccatcccaaggggacattTTAATCTCTCTTTTTAATTATACGGTAatgggttaatgcctaaggccaaaggtttTGGGTTTGTGTCCCCTGTGGCGCGGCTATATAATTTCTTTAGTTGATattgtatatttatcaaaaaaatctCTCTTCTTAATTGCATTAAGCATTATTataactaaaatatatatataaataaaaaatacaaaaattaatatctaacaaaaatataataaatgaaataaaaattaatataaaaaaacaaaacaaagtgAAACAAAAAACATATATTCAACATTAATAGGAAgaagagggaaaataaaatattttaaaatataaaatttcatagattattcattttaaatttattttttaatgatcTTGTCAAGAAGATGCATATTGGGAGGCTTAATAATTTCGAAGCTATTTCATcttgtattttcaattttcattgCTTACATGTATTTCGTAAATGATTATATAagacaaataataaatatttatacgAACGAAATTGCATATAAAAATCATGACAAATTACTTTCCAGTAAAATAAAAGCTAAAAAATCATGACATATAAGTAGTAGTAGTATCTTTTTgttttcactaaaaatttcgaacCCTAATTCTGTGTGGAAGACCATCAAACTCCTCCTCCATAATAGGTACGCGTGTGTTCCTTGTTCGTCCAGCGCAATTTCCCTGAAAATTATTGTGGTTCTGCTTGTTTATGTTGATGTTTCTCGATTAATTTGTTATTCCGCTTTAATTGTTATTTTCAGTCAAGCGTTTAATTTAGTTATATTTTCTCCTTTCTTTGCTGGTTTATGTTTGGGCTTTTAGGAATCATAAATGGCTGATGAAACAAAGATGAGTGATCTTGAGCGACAAAATGTGAAAATTATCCGACAAAATGAGGAATACAAGCAGGAAATCGATGAACTGTATTTATGGATTCAAGACATGATGCGTGAGATGCGTGATATGCGTGAGAGTGAGAATGCGTTGAAATCACAGAAATCAAAGAGGATGCGTGAGAAGGCTGAAAGTGAGAAAGCGTTGGAATCACAGCAAGCAAAGATGAAAGCTGAGGTGTCGAGGCTAAATCATGCTCTGCGGGACTCAGAGTTTCATCTCTTCGACTTGGGCGCCAAGTTGAAAGGAGTGGAAGATAAGTTGGATGCAATGGTGAAGGAGAGAGACTTGTTGCTGGCTAAAATTGAGAAACTGGAGGAAGACAAAAGCTTGCAGGCTAAGATTGGGAAACTGGAGGAAGAGGTGTTGCTGGCTAAGATTGGGAAACTGGAGGAAGAATCGGAGGGTAAGGAGAAGGAGATctggatgttgaagaggaatATCGAGGAATCGGAAGTGGGTATGGAAAGCCATAAACTTCTGGACAAGTTGAGGGCAGTTGCAGATAACTTTATCAATGCCAATGGCGATGCTTGGTTGATGGTGGAACCAGAGGATCATTAGTTTGCTCTTGCTGTTGATGTTGTGGACAAGATGCTCTCGTCTTGGAAGAAATAATAAGTTAGAGGTTAGGAGGAtttgttgatgatgatgagtttcagtttttttgatttttttgtctTCATGAGCTTGGCTTTTATGTGTTTGGTTGCATTGTCTTGGAATAATGCTCGAGACCTAGACATTCCCTTTATTCggttttttactttttcatctatttcacttaacacacaaaatattaatttttgggttaattctctctaaatccttaaactatagtcattttccgttttttccctcaatctttgaacttcccatAAAAAATCACCAACTATtgatttttcctaattttcccatgacgaattttccggccaaattcgATGTCGGAATTTTCCTATGTGGCGTTCTTCACTTAATACGTGGCAATACGTGGCACCAACGTGTTCTATATTTGACACATAATCCTATACGTGGCAATACGTGGCAACTCTTTCCTATCTCACTCTCACCCTttccccctctctctcactctctcctctGCCATTGCACAGCCATGGACGCCGATGCGCTTGCAGCATCGGGGGCCATCACCGTCTCATTTGCCCGGCGTTGCCTCTCCCTTCAGTTGACCCTCGATCACCAAAACCCCCAAAATCAGAAACCCTAGCTCCCCCAGTCTCAACGTCGGTGGCGTTGGCAGCAGCGACATCACCCTTTCCCCCTCTTTTCCACTCTCTCCTATGTCGCTGCACAGCCATGGTCGCCGATGCGCTTGCAGCGTCAGGGGCCACCACCGCCTCCTTAACCCGTCGTCGCCTCTCTCTTTAATTGACCCTCGATCACCAAAACCCCCAAAATCAGAAACCCTAGCTCCCTCATCCTCGACGTCGGTCGCCGCCGTCCGGATCCCAAACAACGACGCCGCTCTTTCCCAAACAACAGCGTCGTTCTCgtgatttctttcttttctcacaGCGAACAACCTTCACATCTTTCTCGAGGGCGACAGCAGTAACGCCGCCCAGCCGGAGGATCGCCTCGCCGCGGCGGCAGCAGTAACGCTGCCTTCCTCCTCCATCAACCGGCTGAGAAGAACCCACTGGCGCCGCCGTCTCTCTTTCTACCAAATAACATCGGCCAAAAAGCAAAACTCACCGCCACCGCCGTTTATTTGGACAAGAACgcgcaaaacgacgtcgtttatgaATGcgcaaaatgacgtcgttttattAAGTATTCGGCGCGTCCACGTCAGATAATTCCGATTCCACGTGTGTACGGATTTGGCCATAAAATCCGTCACGGGAAAATTGGGAAAAATCAATAGTTGGTGAATTTTTatgggaagttcaaagattgagggaaaaaacggaaattgactatagtttaaggatttagaggcaattaacccttaattttttaaaatttgtgctgATTTTTTTTTGCTCAAGCTTCGCtagatggagagagtattagCTATTTGTCGATTTGTTCCCTCTCTTAATGTTGTAAAAAATAGAAAGATgtgaaatgaaaaagaaaaacgaaagttTAAACAACAGCTCCCTTGAGAAACTGAACTTACAAATTATGTAAAATGTTTGGATAATCGgatttataagttagagagagaattgtGAATTAGGGACAGGCACTACAAGAACATTCACTGGAAGCTGACGGAATCCCAGGCGGACTCCTCGCCGTCGGTGATCTCCGGCGGATTATTGGTGGACTACCGACAACCAGCTATAGCGCGAGAAGTTGACGTTTCAGCTGACGGAGAAGACAACGGAGCGTCAACCGACGGCCACAGTTCGTTGGTGTTTTTCTGTTCCAATAATGGATTAAACATAATTTtatgtatgttttatgttatgAATCTCATTGTATTTATTATACTCCGTCCCTTTCGAGTAAGTGACctgtatttcattttgggacgtTTCACTATAAGTGACCTGTttccataaatgaaaaaatttaatgCTTAAAAAGTGTAagccctaccacttttaaccaatttacacattctccttaattttcgtgtccaaaAGTTTTGAGCCAGTTATTGTGAAATGGATGGAGTATAAATTTTCAGTGTTTTTTTTTGCTTTAGTTTTTTCTCCTCACTAAAAGGCAGGTGCCTACTCCTCATGCCTTGTGCTCCGTATGTGGGCTCACAAACACTTCGCAGTTTCCCCCTTTAATAACTATTAGCCTCTGATTGTACCCTACTGTTTAATTAAGATATCTGAATAAAAGTATGGCCATGAATATGATATATGTACATTTTGACGTTCACATGCCTTGAGGAGAATTATATATTTTGCATTGTCTTTAAAATTAATACACCTTTAAAATTAATACACTAGGCTGAATTGAGAGTGATTTCTCCTCATGAATGTAATACTTCTTGAAatatatttattgttatttatttcatattttcagcAGCATGGATGCAAATGGAAATGCCAATGAACTTGAAAAGGCAAAAGCAATATTCGAAAGGCTCTTCAcgatgcaaaaaaaaaaaaacattggaAAAGCGAGCCCAAAGTTTTTTTAGGCATGTTTGATCATttttgtaaatgtatgacaaatTTTTTCAGGCTTGCAATTGGAGGACAAATTTTCAAACACCAAATTAATAGCCGCCGATCATCTATCCCTCTTTCGGATAGCAGCGGCGCCTCCCCCTTTCTCACGCCTCTATCAGACGGACAGTGGCAGCCACCGCCGTCCCGACTCCCTGACCCCACACCCACACGAAAACAGCGGCAATAACACCACAAGTCTAAAGAGTTCACATAAAATGCATATGAAAGAGTTTATACAAGTGTACATGGATTGATGATTTGTTATCTATTGCTTTTGAAAACAAAATGGATCATGAGTTGTAACTAAGAAATGTGTAATAGGAAAttgaacattttttttcttgtgttcTGCTTTGTGAAAACGTGGTAAGGATAAACTCTTGGAGCTTTGGTTGAGCTTAAGTTGCTGAAATTCATAAGTTTCTTGGTATGTCTTGGAACGATAGAATGAGTAAGGTGAATTTGGGAAgctataaatctaaattttgatTTGCTATTGCAGCAGATAGGGTGTATAGGGTATGGCCTTTGAAAGAGTAAGTGTGATAGTACGTAGGTGAGGAGGTTGCGGGAAAGATGATGTTCTTGGTTGCCATGCATATTTGAGAAGTCATAGCAGTAATAATTAAAGGACATGGTGGTATGATAGAAAATTTTAAATCATTTAATCCTTATataaactaataataatataattaaataaatgaaaattgcatgaaaatacacaaattttgctaaaaatttatatttgacgcgaagttaagattttacaattaaatacaccaatt comes from Salvia miltiorrhiza cultivar Shanhuang (shh) chromosome 3, IMPLAD_Smil_shh, whole genome shotgun sequence and encodes:
- the LOC131018031 gene encoding uncharacterized protein LOC131018031 yields the protein MADETKMSDLERQNVKIIRQNEEYKQEIDELYLWIQDMMREMRDMRESENALKSQKSKRMREKAESEKALESQQAKMKAEVSRLNHALRDSEFHLFDLGAKLKGVEDKLDAMVKERDLLLAKIEKLEEDKSLQAKIGKLEEEVLLAKIGKLEEESEGKEKEIWMLKRNIEESEVGMESHKLLDKLRAVADNFINANGDAWLMVEPEDH